A genomic window from Quercus lobata isolate SW786 chromosome 10, ValleyOak3.0 Primary Assembly, whole genome shotgun sequence includes:
- the LOC115963407 gene encoding translation initiation factor eIF-2B subunit delta isoform X1, which produces MEARRASRTVSDPKVRHVGFFTPDPNPQPGWNPLASDTPVSNSLSPVMIPPPRQPSDRTAAVPVPETGIRRQTGADQVPVGSYNPSESLLGSSPAPSSPSSRVGLVDGEFSEESNGWFRRSESGKYASSLPDTMVDRAPENSASAAPVLESKKSVEATGKGGKAVVEEQNEVQSSSMPLKEKTTKAERRALQEAQRAAKASGKAEGNKSAAVSQGAAPVKPVKQPSQKKDGPPVSVSVSVVSFDKKGGDRPPEKERKKDVPAPRMQFDDKSRVQKAKKHAVVKQTEARNRVELFRHLPQYEHGTQLPDLESKFFQLDPVHPAIYKVGLQYLAGDISGGNARCIAMLQAFKEAIEDYSTPQEKTLARDLTAKISSYVSFFIECRPLSIGMGNAIRSLKTRITDLPLTLSESEAKAALCSDIEHFINEKIILADKVIVRHAVTKIRDGDVLLTYGSSCVVEMILLYAHEMGKQFRVVVVDSRPKLEGQALLRRLVAKGLSCTYSHINALSYVMHEVTKVFLGAASVLSNGTVYSRVGTASVAMVANAFHVPVLICCEAYKFHERVQLDSICFNELGDPDAIAKVSGRTDVNYLNNWANKENLQLLNLMYDATPSDYISMIVTDYGMIPPTSVPVIVREYRRDHVFI; this is translated from the exons ATGGAAGCGCGTCGCGCCTCCAGAACCGTCAGCGACCCCAAGGTCCGCCACGTCGGATTCTTCACCCCTGACCCGAACCCCCAACCGGGTTGGAACCCTCTTGCCTCCGACACTCCCGTCAGCAATTCTCTCTCCCCCGTCATGATCCCGCCGCCGCGTCAACCCTCCGACCGTACCGCCGCCGTCCCTGTCCCCGAGACCGGGATACGCCGCCAGACCGGTGCGGACCAGGTGCCGGTTGGGAGCTACAACCCGTCCGAGTCTCTGCTCGGCTCGTCGCCCGCGCCTTCGTCTCCGTCGAGCCGGGTCGGGTTGGTCGATGGGGAGTTCTCCGAGGAGTCGAATGGGTGGTTCCGCCGGAGCGAGTCAGGGAAGTATGCTTCGAGTCTTCCCGATACGATGGTGGATAGGGCGCCGGAGAATTCGGCCTCGGCAGCGCCGGTTTTGGAGTCGAAGAAGTCCGTCGAAGCAACCG GCAAGGGTGGAAAAGCTGTTGTGGAAGAGCAAAATGAAGTTCAATCTAGTTCAATGCCACTGAAAGAAAAAACTACCAAAGCTGAAAGGCGTGCCTTGCAGGAAGCCCAGAGAGCTGCAAAAGCTTCTGGAAAAG CAGAGGGAAACAAATCTGCTGCTGTATCTCAGGGAGCAGCTCCTGTTAAACCTGTGAAGCAACCTTCACAAAAGAAAGATGGCCCTCCGgtttcagtttcagtttcagTTGTATCTTTTGACAAGAAAGGAGGTGATCGTCCACctgagaaagaaaggaagaaagatgTTCCTGCTCCACGCATGCAATTTGATGATAAGAGCCGAGTGCAAAAGGCTAAAAAGCATGCTGTGGTCAAACAAACTGAAGCTAGAAACAGAGTTGAATTGTTTCGGCATTTGCCTCAATATGAACATGGAACTCAGCTTCCTGATTTGGAGTCAAAATTCTTCCAACTTGACCCTGTACATCCTGCTATTTACAAG GTTGGATTACAGTATTTAGCTGGAGATATATCTGGGGGTAATGCTCGTTGTATTGCAATGCTTCAAGCTTTTAAGGAAGCCATTGAGGACTACTCCACACCACAAGAAAAAACTCTTGCGAGAGATTTAACTGCAAAGATCAGTAGTTATGTATCATTCTTTATTGAATGCAGGCCACTTTCGATCGGCATGGGAAATGCAATTAGGTCTTTAAAGACCCGTATAACAGACTTACCTCTAACTCTTTCTGAATCAGAAGCAAAAGCAGCACTTTGTTCAGATATTGAGCATTTCATTAATGAGAAGATAATACTTGCAGACAAGGTCATAGTTAGACATGCTGTTACAAAGATTAGGGATGGAGATGTTCTTCTCACTTATGGATCGTCATGTGTTGTTGAGATGATTCTGTTATATGCCCATGAGATGGGGAAACAGTTCCGTGTTGTGGTAGTAGACTCTCGTCCAAAGCTTGAAGGCCAAGCATTACTTCGTAGGCTGGTAGCGAAGGGTCTGAGTTGTACATATAGTCATATAAATGCGCTCTCTTATGTTATGCATGAAGTCACAAAAGTGTTTCTGGGGGCAGCCTCTGTATTATCCAATGGAACTGTGTATTCAAGGGTTGGGACTGCATCTGTTGCGATGGTCGCTAATGCTTTCCATGTTCCAGTTTTAATCTGCTGCGAAGCCTATAAATTTCATGAAAGGGTACAGCTTGATTCTATCTGCTTTAACGAACTAG GTGATCCAGATGCTATTGCAAAAGTTTCTGGAAGAACGGATGTGAACTATCTGAATAATTGGGCTAATAAGGAAAATCTGCAACTGTTGAATTTAAT GTATGATGCTACTCCGTCAGATTATATCTCCATGATTGTCACTGATTATGGCATG ATCCCACCCACAAGCGTACCTGTCATTGTTCGTGAGTATCGGAGAGATCACGTGTTTATCTAG
- the LOC115963407 gene encoding probable translation initiation factor eIF-2B subunit delta isoform X2: MEARRASRTVSDPKVRHVGFFTPDPNPQPGWNPLASDTPVSNSLSPVMIPPPRQPSDRTAAVPVPETGIRRQTGADQVPVGSYNPSESLLGSSPAPSSPSSRVGLVDGEFSEESNGWFRRSESGKYASSLPDTMVDRAPENSASAAPVLESKKSVEATGKGGKAVVEEQNEVQSSSMPLKEKTTKAERRALQEAQRAAKASGKEGNKSAAVSQGAAPVKPVKQPSQKKDGPPVSVSVSVVSFDKKGGDRPPEKERKKDVPAPRMQFDDKSRVQKAKKHAVVKQTEARNRVELFRHLPQYEHGTQLPDLESKFFQLDPVHPAIYKVGLQYLAGDISGGNARCIAMLQAFKEAIEDYSTPQEKTLARDLTAKISSYVSFFIECRPLSIGMGNAIRSLKTRITDLPLTLSESEAKAALCSDIEHFINEKIILADKVIVRHAVTKIRDGDVLLTYGSSCVVEMILLYAHEMGKQFRVVVVDSRPKLEGQALLRRLVAKGLSCTYSHINALSYVMHEVTKVFLGAASVLSNGTVYSRVGTASVAMVANAFHVPVLICCEAYKFHERVQLDSICFNELGDPDAIAKVSGRTDVNYLNNWANKENLQLLNLMYDATPSDYISMIVTDYGMIPPTSVPVIVREYRRDHVFI; this comes from the exons ATGGAAGCGCGTCGCGCCTCCAGAACCGTCAGCGACCCCAAGGTCCGCCACGTCGGATTCTTCACCCCTGACCCGAACCCCCAACCGGGTTGGAACCCTCTTGCCTCCGACACTCCCGTCAGCAATTCTCTCTCCCCCGTCATGATCCCGCCGCCGCGTCAACCCTCCGACCGTACCGCCGCCGTCCCTGTCCCCGAGACCGGGATACGCCGCCAGACCGGTGCGGACCAGGTGCCGGTTGGGAGCTACAACCCGTCCGAGTCTCTGCTCGGCTCGTCGCCCGCGCCTTCGTCTCCGTCGAGCCGGGTCGGGTTGGTCGATGGGGAGTTCTCCGAGGAGTCGAATGGGTGGTTCCGCCGGAGCGAGTCAGGGAAGTATGCTTCGAGTCTTCCCGATACGATGGTGGATAGGGCGCCGGAGAATTCGGCCTCGGCAGCGCCGGTTTTGGAGTCGAAGAAGTCCGTCGAAGCAACCG GCAAGGGTGGAAAAGCTGTTGTGGAAGAGCAAAATGAAGTTCAATCTAGTTCAATGCCACTGAAAGAAAAAACTACCAAAGCTGAAAGGCGTGCCTTGCAGGAAGCCCAGAGAGCTGCAAAAGCTTCTGGAAAAG AGGGAAACAAATCTGCTGCTGTATCTCAGGGAGCAGCTCCTGTTAAACCTGTGAAGCAACCTTCACAAAAGAAAGATGGCCCTCCGgtttcagtttcagtttcagTTGTATCTTTTGACAAGAAAGGAGGTGATCGTCCACctgagaaagaaaggaagaaagatgTTCCTGCTCCACGCATGCAATTTGATGATAAGAGCCGAGTGCAAAAGGCTAAAAAGCATGCTGTGGTCAAACAAACTGAAGCTAGAAACAGAGTTGAATTGTTTCGGCATTTGCCTCAATATGAACATGGAACTCAGCTTCCTGATTTGGAGTCAAAATTCTTCCAACTTGACCCTGTACATCCTGCTATTTACAAG GTTGGATTACAGTATTTAGCTGGAGATATATCTGGGGGTAATGCTCGTTGTATTGCAATGCTTCAAGCTTTTAAGGAAGCCATTGAGGACTACTCCACACCACAAGAAAAAACTCTTGCGAGAGATTTAACTGCAAAGATCAGTAGTTATGTATCATTCTTTATTGAATGCAGGCCACTTTCGATCGGCATGGGAAATGCAATTAGGTCTTTAAAGACCCGTATAACAGACTTACCTCTAACTCTTTCTGAATCAGAAGCAAAAGCAGCACTTTGTTCAGATATTGAGCATTTCATTAATGAGAAGATAATACTTGCAGACAAGGTCATAGTTAGACATGCTGTTACAAAGATTAGGGATGGAGATGTTCTTCTCACTTATGGATCGTCATGTGTTGTTGAGATGATTCTGTTATATGCCCATGAGATGGGGAAACAGTTCCGTGTTGTGGTAGTAGACTCTCGTCCAAAGCTTGAAGGCCAAGCATTACTTCGTAGGCTGGTAGCGAAGGGTCTGAGTTGTACATATAGTCATATAAATGCGCTCTCTTATGTTATGCATGAAGTCACAAAAGTGTTTCTGGGGGCAGCCTCTGTATTATCCAATGGAACTGTGTATTCAAGGGTTGGGACTGCATCTGTTGCGATGGTCGCTAATGCTTTCCATGTTCCAGTTTTAATCTGCTGCGAAGCCTATAAATTTCATGAAAGGGTACAGCTTGATTCTATCTGCTTTAACGAACTAG GTGATCCAGATGCTATTGCAAAAGTTTCTGGAAGAACGGATGTGAACTATCTGAATAATTGGGCTAATAAGGAAAATCTGCAACTGTTGAATTTAAT GTATGATGCTACTCCGTCAGATTATATCTCCATGATTGTCACTGATTATGGCATG ATCCCACCCACAAGCGTACCTGTCATTGTTCGTGAGTATCGGAGAGATCACGTGTTTATCTAG